A stretch of the Amycolatopsis sp. BJA-103 genome encodes the following:
- a CDS encoding helix-turn-helix domain-containing protein — MKSLTPVREAADHFGLAISTLHYWERRGLITAFRRSGQRFYDDDQLYRIALIKHWRQIGRLGLSRITELLAEQHRWREVVAGQLAEIERERARLDTAHDYLVELLTCRREGSLEDCPWFRDRVPLPAHAAAS, encoded by the coding sequence ATGAAGTCCTTGACGCCGGTTCGCGAGGCCGCCGACCATTTCGGGCTGGCGATCTCGACCCTGCACTACTGGGAGCGCCGTGGCCTGATCACCGCCTTCCGCCGCTCTGGCCAGCGGTTCTACGACGACGACCAGCTGTACCGCATCGCCCTCATCAAGCATTGGCGCCAGATCGGCAGGCTGGGCCTGAGCAGGATCACCGAGCTGCTCGCCGAGCAGCACCGCTGGCGGGAGGTGGTGGCGGGCCAGCTCGCCGAGATCGAACGGGAGCGTGCGCGGCTCGACACCGCGCACGACTACCTGGTCGAACTCCTCACCTGTCGTCGAGAGGGGAGCCTGGAGGACTGCCCCTGGTTCCGCGACCGGGTCCCGCTGCCCGCCCACGCGGCCGCGAGCTGA
- a CDS encoding MFS transporter produces the protein MTRRPGEGTVLALACAGSFVVILDATIVSVALPAIRFGLGFSSGALAWVVNAYTLAFAGFLLLGGRLCDEFGVRRMFVLGMSLFTVARLAAGLAGSPETLLVARTVQGFGGALLMPVTLSLLTTMFTEPARRARALGTWSAVGAAGAAAGPVIGGLLTQWAGWRWVFFVSVPIGVVAVLAAGAVLPLRDRSRPRGRLDVVGAVLSTAGLVGVVYAVMRSSADGWVLPLVGGLVLLGVFLVHQHRWANEPLVALGIFRLRSVRSGNVVIFLLGLGFLASPILLSLYLQEVHGYSPLQAGLAYLPVGVAMFAGARTAGGLSVRLGPRRATALYCAIGAAGFAGVAALTGAHASYVVSVLLPGMVFGFGTAAAFTPITVAATSGVPERQNGLAAGLLNTVRQTSGAIGLAALTALAAAVTAAWQTGSPRDEALVHGYTAAFLASAACLAAAAVVAAVTMPGLSSRPRGRAAGPGRGTRGSPPGSPLDDR, from the coding sequence ATGACGCGTCGTCCGGGTGAAGGCACCGTCCTCGCGCTGGCCTGCGCGGGTTCGTTCGTGGTCATCCTGGACGCGACGATCGTTTCCGTCGCCCTGCCCGCGATCCGGTTCGGCCTCGGGTTCTCGTCCGGCGCGCTGGCCTGGGTGGTGAACGCGTACACGCTCGCGTTCGCCGGTTTCCTGTTGCTGGGCGGCCGGTTGTGCGACGAATTCGGGGTGCGGCGGATGTTCGTGCTCGGGATGAGCCTGTTCACCGTCGCGCGGCTCGCCGCCGGGCTGGCCGGTTCGCCGGAAACACTGCTGGTCGCCAGAACGGTGCAGGGGTTCGGCGGCGCGCTGCTGATGCCGGTGACGTTGTCCCTGCTGACCACCATGTTCACCGAACCCGCCCGTCGCGCGCGGGCGCTGGGCACGTGGAGCGCGGTGGGCGCGGCCGGTGCCGCGGCGGGGCCGGTGATCGGCGGGTTGCTCACCCAGTGGGCGGGCTGGCGCTGGGTGTTCTTCGTCAGTGTCCCGATCGGTGTGGTGGCCGTGCTCGCCGCCGGAGCGGTGTTGCCGCTGCGGGACCGAAGCCGTCCTCGCGGCAGGCTGGACGTCGTCGGCGCGGTGCTGTCGACGGCGGGACTCGTCGGTGTGGTCTACGCGGTGATGCGGTCTTCGGCCGACGGCTGGGTGCTTCCGCTGGTCGGTGGGCTCGTCCTGCTCGGCGTCTTCCTGGTGCACCAGCATCGCTGGGCGAACGAACCGCTGGTCGCGCTCGGGATCTTCCGGCTGCGTTCGGTGCGCAGCGGGAACGTGGTGATCTTCCTGCTGGGGCTGGGTTTCCTCGCCAGCCCGATCCTGCTTTCGCTGTACCTGCAGGAAGTCCACGGTTACTCGCCGCTGCAGGCCGGGCTGGCCTACCTGCCGGTGGGGGTGGCGATGTTCGCCGGCGCGCGGACGGCGGGCGGGTTGTCGGTCCGGCTGGGACCTCGGCGCGCGACGGCGTTGTACTGCGCGATCGGCGCGGCGGGCTTCGCCGGTGTCGCCGCGCTGACCGGTGCGCACGCTTCGTACGTCGTTTCCGTGCTGCTGCCGGGGATGGTCTTCGGGTTCGGGACGGCCGCGGCCTTCACGCCGATCACCGTGGCCGCCACCAGCGGGGTGCCGGAACGGCAGAACGGCCTGGCCGCCGGCCTGCTGAACACCGTCCGGCAGACCAGCGGCGCGATCGGCCTCGCCGCGTTGACCGCGCTCGCGGCGGCGGTGACCGCGGCCTGGCAGACCGGCTCACCGAGGGACGAGGCGCTGGTGCACGGCTACACCGCCGCGTTCCTCGCGTCCGCCGCCTGCCTCGCGGCCGCGGCCGTGGTCGCGGCGGTGACGATGCCGGGCCTCAGCTCGCGGCCGCGTGGGCGGGCAGCGGGACCCGGTCGCGGAACCAGGGGCAGTCCTCCAGGCTCCCCTCTCGACGACAGGTGA
- a CDS encoding YbaB/EbfC family nucleoid-associated protein, which produces MADKPAPKKPANDREAMLEALATLSVDASSPDGAVSVSVNTDGVMTRLRVSEAALRLSPAEIADAVMRTYQEAQQGSAKRSAELMAPIGNAGYITDRLRWRLGFTPSFQQTAEPVSPAPPRTPAGTENVVLKDRSAEPAGPAEQSEPAETDDQYYEQGLRYNPSW; this is translated from the coding sequence GTGGCTGACAAACCGGCGCCCAAAAAACCGGCCAACGACCGGGAAGCGATGCTCGAGGCGCTGGCCACCCTGTCGGTGGACGCGTCCTCACCGGACGGTGCCGTTTCCGTTTCGGTCAACACCGACGGCGTGATGACCCGGCTCAGAGTGAGTGAAGCCGCGTTGCGGCTCTCGCCCGCCGAGATCGCGGACGCCGTGATGCGGACCTATCAGGAAGCGCAGCAAGGATCCGCGAAGCGCAGCGCGGAACTGATGGCGCCGATCGGCAACGCCGGCTACATCACCGACAGGCTTCGCTGGCGGCTCGGGTTCACTCCGTCGTTCCAGCAGACCGCGGAACCGGTTTCACCGGCGCCGCCCCGGACGCCGGCAGGCACGGAGAACGTGGTGCTCAAGGATCGTTCGGCCGAACCGGCAGGGCCAGCGGAACAGTCCGAACCGGCGGAAACCGATGATCAGTACTACGAGCAAGGCCTGCGGTACAACCCTTCCTGGTAG
- a CDS encoding DLW-39 family protein — protein MKKLLALAVIAGGVLFVIKRNKAAKAEADLWREATAPTERPLGAVSTNGSAPAKAADASRNN, from the coding sequence ATGAAGAAGCTGTTGGCACTCGCGGTCATCGCGGGCGGCGTGCTGTTCGTGATCAAGCGCAACAAGGCAGCCAAGGCCGAGGCCGACCTCTGGCGTGAGGCCACCGCGCCGACCGAGCGTCCGCTCGGCGCCGTCTCCACGAACGGAAGCGCCCCGGCCAAGGCCGCGGACGCGTCCCGCAACAACTGA
- the gyrB gene encoding DNA topoisomerase (ATP-hydrolyzing) subunit B produces MTENKSEYNASSITVLEGLEAVRKRPGMYIGSTGERGLHHLVQEVVDNSVDEAMAGHATKVEVTLLADGGVRVVDDGRGIPVDMHPKEKKPTLEVVLTVLHAGGKFDSDSYAVSGGLHGVGVSVVNALSKTLLAEVKYGGRSWRQEYTNQLPGELQDLGPADETGTTITFWADGDIFETTTYNFETISRRLQEMAFLNKGLTLSLRDERVADEETEEDASGQAARVKEKTYCYPGGLEDFVKHINGSKDPIHNSVISFEAKGTGLEVEVAMQWNNGFTPSVYTFANTINTHEGGTHEEGFRAALTRVVNAYAREKKLLKEKDANLTGDDVREGLAAIVSIKLAEPQFEGQTKTKLGNSEAKTFVQQTSNEWLADWFERNPTEAKTVINKSISSSQARMAARKARDLVRRKGALEIGGLPGKLKDCRSTNPSECELYIVEGDSAGGSAKEGRDSMYQAILPIRGKIINVEKARIDRVLKNTEVQSLITALGTGIHEEFDLEKLRYHKVVLMADADVDGQHITTLLLTLLFRFMTPLIEHGHVFLSRPPLYKIKWPRAEPEYAYSDRERDAVIQAGVERGKRLPKDDAIQRYKGLGEMNAEELWETTMDPANRLLGQVTLDDAAQADDLFSVLMGEDVEARRSFITRNAKDVRFLDV; encoded by the coding sequence GTGACCGAGAACAAGAGCGAGTACAACGCGTCATCGATCACGGTGCTCGAAGGCCTCGAAGCAGTCCGCAAGCGTCCCGGTATGTACATCGGTTCCACCGGGGAACGCGGTCTCCACCACCTCGTCCAAGAGGTGGTCGACAACTCCGTCGACGAGGCGATGGCGGGTCACGCCACCAAGGTCGAGGTTACCCTGCTGGCCGACGGCGGGGTGCGGGTCGTCGACGACGGCCGCGGGATCCCGGTCGACATGCACCCCAAGGAGAAGAAGCCGACCCTCGAGGTCGTGCTCACCGTGCTCCACGCGGGCGGCAAGTTCGACAGCGACTCGTACGCGGTGTCCGGTGGTCTGCACGGCGTCGGTGTCTCCGTGGTGAACGCGCTTTCGAAGACGCTGCTCGCCGAGGTCAAGTACGGCGGCCGCAGCTGGCGCCAGGAATACACGAACCAGCTTCCCGGTGAGCTGCAGGACCTCGGCCCGGCCGACGAGACCGGCACGACGATCACCTTCTGGGCCGACGGCGACATCTTCGAGACCACGACGTACAACTTCGAGACGATCTCCCGGCGTCTTCAGGAGATGGCCTTCCTCAACAAGGGCCTGACCCTCTCACTGCGCGACGAGCGCGTCGCCGACGAAGAGACCGAAGAGGACGCTTCCGGCCAGGCGGCGCGGGTCAAGGAAAAGACCTACTGCTACCCCGGCGGTCTCGAAGACTTCGTCAAGCACATCAACGGCAGCAAGGACCCGATCCACAACAGCGTGATCTCCTTCGAGGCCAAGGGCACCGGCCTCGAGGTCGAGGTCGCCATGCAGTGGAACAACGGCTTCACGCCGTCGGTGTACACCTTCGCCAACACGATCAACACGCACGAGGGCGGCACGCACGAAGAGGGCTTCCGCGCCGCGCTCACCCGCGTCGTCAACGCGTACGCGCGCGAGAAGAAGCTGCTCAAGGAGAAGGACGCCAACCTGACCGGTGACGACGTGCGCGAGGGTCTCGCCGCGATCGTCTCGATCAAGCTGGCCGAGCCGCAGTTCGAGGGCCAGACCAAGACCAAGCTGGGCAACAGCGAGGCGAAGACGTTCGTGCAGCAGACGTCGAACGAGTGGCTGGCCGACTGGTTCGAGCGCAACCCCACCGAGGCGAAGACGGTCATCAACAAGTCGATCTCCTCGTCGCAGGCGCGGATGGCCGCCCGCAAGGCGCGCGATCTGGTCCGCCGCAAGGGCGCGCTGGAGATCGGCGGCCTGCCGGGCAAGCTCAAGGACTGCCGGTCGACCAACCCGTCGGAATGCGAGCTCTACATCGTCGAGGGTGACTCGGCGGGCGGTTCGGCCAAGGAAGGCCGCGACTCGATGTACCAGGCGATCCTGCCGATCCGGGGCAAGATCATCAACGTCGAGAAGGCCCGTATCGACCGCGTCCTCAAGAACACCGAGGTCCAGTCGCTGATCACCGCGCTCGGCACCGGTATCCACGAAGAGTTCGACCTCGAGAAGCTGCGCTATCACAAGGTCGTGCTGATGGCGGACGCCGACGTCGACGGCCAGCACATCACCACGCTGCTGCTCACGCTGCTGTTCCGCTTCATGACTCCGCTGATCGAGCACGGCCACGTGTTCCTTTCGCGCCCGCCGCTGTACAAGATCAAGTGGCCGCGGGCCGAGCCGGAGTACGCCTACTCCGACCGCGAGCGCGACGCCGTCATCCAGGCCGGTGTCGAGCGGGGCAAGCGCCTTCCCAAGGACGACGCGATCCAGCGCTACAAGGGTCTCGGCGAGATGAACGCCGAAGAGCTGTGGGAGACCACGATGGACCCGGCGAACCGGCTGCTCGGCCAGGTCACCCTGGACGACGCCGCGCAGGCCGACGACCTCTTCTCCGTCCTGATGGGCGAGGACGTCGAAGCGCGCCGTTCCTTCATCACGCGCAACGCCAAGGATGTTCGCTTCCTCGACGTGTAG
- a CDS encoding DUF3566 domain-containing protein, translating into MTPSEKPEAGGSQAGSSSPPWQRDSAGEAEGASEQTVSVSSVATEDVAHSEPKQDAATVTDYHGVSGTAAKRLFGDSGEGDQPAPSAIPSASRTRAAPTALRRPGRGPRRASLQIKRFDPWSVLKLSLVLGVALFFVWLVAVGVLYTVLDGMGVWDKLNGTYSSLVGGEGADAPADPLISAGRVFGIAAILGAINIVLISALATVSAFIYNVSADLAGGLEVTLSERE; encoded by the coding sequence GTGACACCATCCGAGAAGCCCGAAGCAGGCGGCTCGCAGGCGGGTTCGTCGAGCCCGCCTTGGCAGCGCGACAGCGCCGGGGAGGCCGAAGGCGCCAGTGAGCAGACGGTCTCGGTTTCTTCGGTCGCCACCGAAGACGTGGCCCACTCGGAACCGAAGCAGGACGCGGCGACCGTGACCGATTACCACGGGGTCAGCGGTACCGCCGCGAAGAGGCTGTTCGGCGACAGCGGAGAGGGCGACCAACCCGCCCCCTCCGCCATCCCGTCGGCCTCCCGCACCCGCGCCGCTCCGACCGCGCTCCGCCGCCCAGGCCGCGGACCGCGTCGCGCCAGCCTGCAGATCAAACGCTTCGACCCCTGGTCGGTGCTGAAACTGTCCCTCGTCCTCGGCGTCGCGCTGTTCTTCGTGTGGCTCGTCGCCGTCGGCGTCCTCTACACCGTCCTCGACGGCATGGGCGTCTGGGACAAACTCAACGGGACCTACTCGTCGCTCGTCGGCGGGGAAGGGGCCGACGCGCCGGCCGACCCGTTGATCAGTGCCGGTCGCGTCTTCGGGATCGCGGCCATCCTCGGCGCCATCAACATCGTGCTGATCTCGGCGCTGGCCACGGTCAGCGCGTTCATCTACAACGTCTCCGCCGATCTGGCCGGAGGCCTCGAAGTGACCCTTTCCGAACGAGAGTGA
- a CDS encoding DciA family protein, with translation MEAAKAKAKARGVEPGVRRGRITGGGAGSNGQSPRRRRWSGPGADTRDPQPLGRLASRIAVDRGWNTRLANGQVFGHWARLVGEEVAEHAQPVALKDGELTVRASSTAWATQLRLLQGQLLTKIAAGVGHGVVKRMRIQGPTAPSWRKGPRHVPGRGPRDTYG, from the coding sequence TTGGAGGCCGCGAAGGCCAAAGCGAAGGCGCGAGGAGTTGAACCGGGAGTGCGCCGCGGCCGTATCACCGGAGGAGGGGCCGGTTCGAACGGTCAGAGCCCGCGACGTCGTCGCTGGTCAGGGCCGGGTGCCGACACTCGCGACCCGCAACCGCTCGGCAGGCTCGCCTCCCGGATCGCGGTCGACCGCGGCTGGAACACCCGGCTGGCCAACGGTCAGGTCTTCGGTCACTGGGCCCGGCTTGTGGGTGAAGAGGTCGCCGAACACGCCCAGCCGGTGGCCTTGAAGGACGGCGAGCTGACCGTGCGCGCCAGCTCGACGGCGTGGGCGACGCAGTTGCGCCTGCTCCAGGGGCAGCTGCTGACGAAGATCGCGGCCGGCGTCGGGCACGGCGTCGTGAAGAGGATGCGGATCCAGGGACCGACGGCGCCGAGCTGGCGGAAAGGCCCGCGGCACGTCCCAGGACGTGGACCGCGTGACACGTACGGCTGA
- the recF gene encoding DNA replication/repair protein RecF (All proteins in this family for which functions are known are DNA-binding proteins that assist the filamentation of RecA onto DNA for the initiation of recombination or recombinational repair.), whose amino-acid sequence MYLRHLQVTDFRSWPQADLALEPGPTVLVGQNGRGKTNLLEAIGYIATLGSHRVATDAPLVRHGCERALIRVAVVNEDRELTVELEITPGKANRARINRGAVGKPRDVLGILRTVLFSPEDLALVRGDPGERRRFMDELLVLRAPRYAGVRADYEKVLKQRNALLKTAGKRRTGREDPYALSTLDVWDDHLAVAGAALLAARLNLIADLAPYAAAAYMGVAPDSRPAKIEYKSSLGEAMPEGYGAPDGPRADEAVLKEVLVEALKRSRNLELERGVSMVGPHRDELDLILGEAPAKGYASHGESWSFALALRLGSYELLRGEAGEPVLLLDDVFAELDRRRRARLAEVAAGAEQVLVTAAVDEDVPAELAGHRFLVADGEINRG is encoded by the coding sequence TTGTACCTCAGACATCTCCAGGTCACCGACTTCCGGTCCTGGCCCCAAGCCGATCTCGCGCTCGAACCCGGCCCCACCGTCCTCGTCGGACAGAACGGCCGTGGCAAGACGAACCTCTTGGAGGCGATCGGCTACATCGCGACGCTGGGTTCGCATCGCGTCGCGACCGACGCGCCGCTGGTGCGGCACGGCTGCGAACGCGCGCTGATCAGGGTCGCGGTGGTCAACGAAGACCGTGAACTGACGGTCGAGCTGGAGATCACCCCCGGCAAGGCGAACCGCGCGCGGATCAACCGCGGCGCGGTCGGCAAGCCACGCGACGTGCTCGGGATCCTGCGCACGGTGCTGTTCTCCCCGGAGGATCTGGCACTCGTGCGCGGGGATCCCGGCGAGCGCCGCCGGTTCATGGACGAGCTCCTCGTGCTGCGCGCGCCCCGGTACGCCGGGGTCCGCGCCGACTACGAGAAGGTGCTGAAGCAGCGGAACGCCCTGCTCAAGACGGCGGGTAAGCGGCGTACGGGGCGCGAAGACCCGTACGCGCTGTCGACGCTCGATGTCTGGGACGACCACCTGGCGGTGGCAGGCGCCGCGTTGCTGGCAGCCCGGCTCAACCTCATCGCGGACCTCGCGCCGTACGCGGCCGCCGCGTACATGGGGGTCGCACCCGACTCGAGACCGGCGAAGATCGAGTACAAGTCGAGCCTCGGCGAAGCGATGCCAGAGGGCTACGGCGCCCCGGACGGTCCTCGCGCCGATGAAGCGGTGCTCAAGGAAGTACTGGTAGAAGCGCTGAAACGGTCTCGGAACCTCGAGTTGGAGCGCGGGGTGAGCATGGTCGGCCCGCACCGGGACGAACTCGACCTCATCCTCGGCGAAGCGCCGGCGAAGGGCTACGCGAGCCATGGGGAGTCCTGGTCGTTCGCCCTCGCACTGCGTCTGGGAAGCTACGAGCTCCTGCGTGGCGAGGCCGGGGAACCGGTGCTTCTGCTGGATGATGTGTTCGCCGAGCTGGACCGGCGTCGCCGGGCCCGGCTGGCGGAGGTGGCGGCCGGTGCCGAGCAGGTGCTGGTGACCGCCGCCGTGGACGAGGACGTACCCGCCGAACTGGCCGGGCACCGGTTCCTCGTGGCAGATGGTGAGATCAACCGAGGGTGA
- the gyrA gene encoding DNA gyrase subunit A yields MTETLPPAPDHDRIEPVDIQQEMQRSYIDYAMSVIVSRALPDVRDGLKPVHRRVLYSMFDSGFRPERGYNKCSRVVGDVMGNYHPHGDSAIYDALVRLAQPWSLRYPLIDGQGNFGSPGNDPAAAMRYTESRLAHLAMHMLQDIEEDTVDFSDNYDGRTQEPDVLPARFPNLLVNGGSGIAVGMATNIPPHNLREVAEGVKWALENFEATDDELLAALLVRVKGPDFPTKAMILGTSGIEDAYRTGRGSVRMRAVVEIEEDAKGRTILVVSELPFQVNPDNLVENIANLVRDGKLTGISDIADESNSRSGMRIVVTIKRDAVAKVVLNNLFKHTQLQQNFGVNMLALVDGVPRTLRLDQMIRHYVKHQIEVIVRRTRFRLRKAEERAHILRGLVKALDMLDEVIALIRRSPSAEEARPALMSLLDVDEIQATAILDMQLRRLAALERQRIVDTLAEIELEIADLKDILEKPERQRSIIAEELQEIVDKYGDDRRTKIIPFDGEVSVEDLIAVEDVVVTITRTGYAKRTKTDLYRSQKRGGKGVQGATLKQDDIVQHFFVCSTHDWILFFTNKGRVYRAKAYDLPEANRNARGQHVANLLAFQPDEKIAQVIEIPNYEVSPYLVLATRRGLVKKTKLTDFDSNRAGGLIAVNLREGDELVGAVLAAAEDDLLLVSAEGQSIRFHATDEALRPMGRATSGVLGMRFNDGDELLGINVVQPDRFLLVATDGGYAKRTPTDDYPVQGRGGKGVLTIQYDRKRGRLVGAVIVDAEDELYAITSSGGVIRTSAGQVRKAGRQTKGVRLMNLDEGTTLLAVARNADEPSDVATAGSAEGEEDTPASEQ; encoded by the coding sequence ATGACGGAAACCTTGCCGCCTGCTCCGGACCACGACCGGATCGAACCGGTCGACATCCAGCAGGAGATGCAGCGCTCCTACATCGACTACGCGATGAGCGTCATCGTGTCGCGGGCACTGCCGGACGTGCGGGACGGCCTCAAGCCGGTGCACCGCCGCGTGCTGTACTCGATGTTCGACTCCGGCTTCCGCCCCGAGCGCGGGTACAACAAGTGCTCCCGCGTCGTCGGCGACGTGATGGGCAACTACCACCCGCACGGTGACTCCGCGATCTACGACGCGCTGGTGCGGCTCGCCCAGCCGTGGTCGCTGCGGTACCCGCTGATCGACGGCCAGGGCAACTTCGGCTCGCCGGGTAACGACCCCGCTGCGGCCATGCGGTACACGGAGTCCCGGCTCGCGCATCTCGCGATGCACATGCTGCAGGACATCGAAGAAGACACCGTCGACTTCTCCGACAACTACGACGGCCGCACCCAGGAGCCCGACGTCCTGCCGGCGCGGTTCCCGAACCTGCTGGTCAACGGTGGTTCCGGGATCGCGGTCGGGATGGCGACGAACATCCCGCCGCACAACCTCCGTGAGGTGGCCGAAGGCGTCAAATGGGCGCTGGAGAACTTCGAGGCGACCGACGACGAACTCCTCGCCGCGCTGCTGGTCCGGGTCAAGGGCCCGGACTTCCCGACCAAGGCGATGATCCTCGGTACCTCCGGCATCGAAGACGCGTACCGCACCGGCCGCGGCTCCGTGCGCATGCGCGCGGTCGTCGAAATCGAAGAAGACGCCAAGGGCCGCACGATCCTGGTCGTGTCCGAGCTGCCGTTCCAGGTCAACCCGGACAACCTGGTCGAGAACATCGCGAACCTGGTCCGCGACGGCAAGCTCACCGGCATCTCCGACATCGCCGACGAGTCCAACAGCCGCAGCGGTATGCGCATCGTCGTCACGATCAAACGCGACGCGGTCGCGAAGGTCGTGCTGAACAACCTGTTCAAGCACACCCAGCTGCAGCAGAACTTCGGTGTCAACATGCTGGCCCTGGTCGACGGCGTGCCCCGCACGCTGCGTCTGGACCAGATGATCCGGCACTACGTGAAGCACCAGATCGAGGTCATCGTCCGCCGGACCCGCTTCCGGCTGCGGAAGGCCGAGGAGCGCGCCCACATCCTGCGCGGTCTGGTCAAGGCGCTGGACATGCTCGACGAGGTCATCGCCCTGATCCGGCGCTCGCCCTCGGCCGAAGAGGCCAGGCCCGCCCTGATGAGCCTGCTCGACGTCGACGAGATCCAGGCGACCGCGATCCTCGACATGCAGCTCCGCCGTCTCGCGGCACTGGAGCGGCAGCGGATCGTCGACACCCTGGCGGAGATCGAACTCGAGATCGCCGACCTCAAGGACATCCTCGAGAAGCCCGAGCGGCAGCGCTCGATCATCGCCGAGGAACTGCAGGAGATCGTCGACAAGTACGGCGACGACCGGCGTACCAAGATCATCCCGTTCGACGGCGAGGTTTCGGTCGAAGACCTCATCGCCGTCGAGGACGTCGTCGTCACCATCACCCGCACGGGTTACGCCAAGCGAACGAAAACCGATCTGTACCGATCGCAGAAGCGCGGCGGCAAGGGCGTCCAGGGCGCGACGCTCAAGCAGGACGACATCGTCCAGCACTTCTTCGTCTGCTCGACCCACGACTGGATCCTGTTCTTCACGAACAAGGGCCGCGTCTACCGGGCCAAGGCCTACGACCTGCCCGAGGCCAACCGCAACGCGCGCGGCCAGCACGTCGCGAACCTGCTCGCGTTCCAGCCGGACGAGAAGATCGCCCAGGTCATCGAGATCCCGAACTACGAGGTCTCGCCGTACCTGGTGCTCGCGACCCGGCGAGGCCTGGTGAAGAAGACCAAGCTCACCGACTTCGACTCCAACCGCGCCGGCGGCCTCATCGCGGTCAACCTCCGCGAAGGCGACGAACTGGTCGGGGCCGTGCTCGCGGCGGCGGAAGACGACCTGCTACTGGTGTCCGCGGAAGGCCAGTCGATCCGCTTCCACGCCACCGACGAGGCACTGCGCCCGATGGGCCGCGCGACCTCCGGCGTGCTGGGCATGCGGTTCAACGACGGTGACGAACTGCTCGGCATCAACGTCGTCCAGCCGGACAGGTTCCTCCTCGTCGCCACCGACGGCGGTTACGCCAAGCGCACCCCGACCGACGACTACCCGGTCCAAGGCCGCGGCGGCAAGGGTGTGCTCACCATTCAGTACGACCGGAAACGTGGCAGGCTGGTGGGCGCGGTCATCGTCGACGCCGAAGACGAGCTTTACGCCATCACTTCCAGCGGTGGGGTGATCCGGACTTCGGCCGGACAGGTGCGCAAGGCCGGCAGGCAGACGAAGGGAGTGCGGCTGATGAATCTCGACGAAGGAACCACTCTTCTCGCGGTCGCACGCAACGCGGACGAGCCCTCAGACGTCGCCACTGCAGGCAGTGCTGAAGGAGAAGAAGACACGCCGGCGTCGGAGCAGTGA
- a CDS encoding alpha/beta hydrolase, which translates to MKFTAKAALLAATLSLLGTTTAVATERPARCAEQRFSVQVNGERQTIAGELCVRRGFTARTPLQVLLHGGTYDRAYWDWPFQSRRYSYVDSATRAGYATLNLDRLGYGRSSRPDPETLDFATGGEAVHQVVRQLRPRFRTIILNGHSMGGLVAERAAERGGVDAVIVSGIPRDRPGARAKAASPFYPAELDPKFAGKPWAPGYFTTRPGSRAQTFHYPGTYDPAIIPVEEALKDTLASAELRSVGPDAAKRSAPKVPTAYVLGEHDTLVCGNGDCGADKIVRGSGHSINTSLAARSFYRWTFDWLASKVRVA; encoded by the coding sequence ATGAAATTCACCGCGAAGGCGGCCTTGCTGGCCGCGACCCTTTCCCTGCTGGGCACCACGACGGCCGTCGCCACGGAACGACCGGCCCGCTGCGCCGAACAGCGGTTTTCGGTACAGGTGAACGGCGAACGGCAGACGATCGCGGGCGAGCTCTGCGTCCGCCGCGGGTTCACCGCCCGCACCCCGCTGCAGGTGCTGCTGCACGGCGGCACCTACGACCGCGCGTACTGGGACTGGCCGTTCCAGTCCCGGCGATACTCCTATGTGGACAGTGCGACGCGGGCGGGCTACGCGACGCTGAACCTCGACAGGCTCGGCTACGGCCGCAGCAGCCGCCCGGATCCGGAGACACTCGACTTCGCCACCGGCGGGGAGGCCGTCCACCAGGTCGTCCGGCAGCTGCGGCCGCGGTTCCGCACGATCATCCTCAATGGACATTCGATGGGCGGGCTCGTCGCGGAACGGGCCGCCGAACGGGGCGGGGTCGACGCCGTGATCGTCAGCGGCATCCCGCGCGACAGGCCCGGTGCGCGGGCCAAAGCCGCGTCGCCGTTCTATCCCGCCGAGCTGGACCCGAAGTTCGCCGGGAAACCGTGGGCTCCCGGCTACTTCACGACGCGCCCCGGCTCTCGCGCGCAGACGTTCCACTACCCCGGCACGTACGACCCGGCGATCATTCCCGTCGAAGAGGCACTGAAGGACACGTTGGCGTCAGCCGAACTCCGCTCCGTGGGACCCGACGCCGCGAAGCGATCGGCACCGAAGGTCCCGACGGCGTACGTGCTCGGCGAGCACGACACCCTGGTCTGCGGAAACGGCGACTGCGGCGCCGACAAGATCGTGCGCGGCAGCGGCCACTCGATCAACACCAGCCTCGCCGCGCGGAGCTTCTACCGGTGGACCTTCGACTGGCTCGCATCGAAGGTTAGGGTTGCCTAA